A single Aggregatilinea lenta DNA region contains:
- a CDS encoding LysM peptidoglycan-binding domain-containing protein → MIRSRVPARLALALVLSLVTLSASACYKNAGENVQPTSNRVDLSDLESPAAATNTPLATPGGRTPTAGTALATADANDGGSVLGPTPTQLDLFGPTSSGDTAAIETTPTTAPPGITTPGMSDIRPSATPVPTLNAAQRLTATTAAPVESAPAAADDCVHVVQSGDSLFSIAQQNNVELSDLVAANPDLLTAGENSILQVGWQLQLPGCGAAPTPQIEAPVAPAASTPTVAPAAGGPTTHVVQAGDTVFSIAQQYGVSVDAIIQANSLTVQGNVAYITVGQTLIIPAAQ, encoded by the coding sequence ATGATCCGATCTCGTGTACCCGCCCGCCTGGCGTTAGCGCTCGTCCTGAGCCTGGTCACGCTCAGCGCGTCAGCGTGCTACAAAAACGCGGGCGAGAACGTGCAGCCCACCTCGAACCGGGTCGATTTGAGCGATCTCGAATCGCCCGCTGCTGCCACGAATACGCCACTGGCGACGCCCGGCGGACGCACACCCACCGCCGGAACCGCGCTGGCAACCGCCGATGCGAACGACGGGGGCAGCGTGCTCGGCCCGACGCCGACCCAGCTCGACCTGTTTGGCCCGACCAGCAGCGGCGACACCGCCGCGATTGAAACCACGCCGACGACCGCGCCGCCGGGCATCACCACGCCGGGCATGAGCGACATCCGGCCCTCCGCGACACCCGTACCGACGCTCAACGCCGCGCAGCGCCTGACAGCCACCACCGCCGCGCCAGTCGAGTCCGCCCCTGCCGCCGCTGACGACTGCGTGCATGTGGTCCAGTCCGGCGACTCGCTGTTTTCCATCGCGCAGCAGAACAACGTCGAGCTGAGCGATCTGGTCGCCGCGAACCCGGACCTGCTGACGGCAGGCGAAAACTCGATTCTCCAGGTCGGCTGGCAGCTTCAACTGCCCGGCTGCGGAGCCGCGCCGACGCCGCAAATCGAGGCGCCGGTCGCCCCTGCCGCCTCGACGCCCACCGTCGCGCCCGCCGCGGGCGGCCCCACGACGCACGTCGTTCAGGCGGGCGACACCGTCTTTTCCATCGCGCAGCAGTACGGCGTGAGCGTGGACGCGATCATCCAGGCCAACAGCCTGACCGTGCAGGGCAACGTCGCCTACATCACCGTCGGGCAGACGTTGATCATCCCCGCCGCGCAGTGA
- a CDS encoding PSP1 domain-containing protein, which translates to MTLINDEQTQTVSGSIAGVRFNEVGKLYHFSCTHLPDLQVGEHVIVETARGMQMGQVMNLLPIDGEETLRDYKPILRKSTSMDQMSAQLWKSREVEALIICREKASEIGGYETAKFVAAQYNFDGTLLAFLFSADDKLNTNRLRSALQRSFKAKVEMRQVGPRDVAKLIGGMGACGIPRCCSTFLTDFSPISIKMAKAQGISLNPSEITGMCGRLRCCLIYEYEQYVEARKQLPKRNKRIGTPHGEGRVIDVHPLRDAVTVIVEDTRHVVTREEIIPLEEWEALKAKAEQPCAKHEGGECDCGANRGRASLPPTATEEEPAVEPDEEVDMTDVIDLDNLSGRSQADSNAPDRKGDRGGGRRRSRGRRGRGRQGSGKPLESGDQTPPQSE; encoded by the coding sequence ATGACGCTTATCAATGACGAACAGACGCAAACTGTCTCCGGCTCGATTGCCGGTGTACGCTTTAATGAAGTGGGCAAGCTCTATCACTTTAGCTGCACGCACCTGCCCGACCTGCAAGTGGGCGAGCATGTGATCGTGGAGACGGCGCGCGGGATGCAAATGGGGCAGGTGATGAATCTCCTGCCTATCGACGGCGAAGAAACGCTGCGCGACTATAAGCCGATCCTGCGCAAGTCCACCTCGATGGACCAGATGAGCGCGCAGTTGTGGAAGTCGCGCGAGGTCGAGGCGCTGATCATCTGCCGCGAAAAAGCGTCAGAGATAGGCGGCTACGAGACGGCCAAGTTCGTCGCGGCGCAGTACAACTTCGACGGGACGCTGCTGGCGTTCCTCTTCAGCGCTGACGACAAGCTCAACACCAACCGCCTACGCTCCGCGCTCCAGCGCAGCTTCAAGGCCAAAGTCGAGATGCGGCAGGTTGGCCCACGCGACGTGGCGAAGCTGATCGGCGGCATGGGCGCGTGCGGGATTCCGCGCTGCTGCAGCACTTTCCTGACCGATTTCAGCCCGATCTCGATCAAAATGGCGAAAGCGCAGGGCATCTCGCTCAACCCGTCGGAGATCACGGGCATGTGCGGGCGGCTGCGCTGCTGCCTGATCTACGAGTACGAGCAGTACGTCGAGGCGCGCAAGCAGCTCCCCAAGCGCAACAAGCGCATCGGCACGCCGCACGGCGAGGGCCGCGTGATCGACGTGCATCCACTCAGGGATGCCGTGACCGTGATAGTTGAAGATACGCGCCACGTCGTCACGCGCGAGGAGATCATCCCGCTCGAAGAGTGGGAGGCGTTGAAGGCCAAAGCCGAGCAGCCGTGCGCCAAGCACGAGGGCGGCGAATGCGACTGCGGCGCGAACCGGGGCCGGGCGTCGCTGCCGCCCACAGCGACCGAAGAAGAACCCGCCGTTGAGCCGGACGAAGAAGTCGATATGACCGACGTGATCGACCTTGATAATCTCAGCGGACGCTCGCAGGCCGACAGCAACGCGCCGGATCGCAAGGGCGATCGGGGCGGCGGACGGCGTCGCAGCCGGGGTCGCCGGGGCCGGGGACGGCAAGGCAGCGGCAAGCCGCTGGAGTCCGGTGACCAGACGCCACCACAGAGCGAGTAG
- a CDS encoding Os1348 family NHLP clan protein, translating into MSREALTTIVSRAITDTAYRAKLLSDPEAALKDYDLSDKEQKMILSLNSDTFDEMTMDLEARQSKSGFLGSFSLMGGKDSVDMDSVLNLMMNKYGGDS; encoded by the coding sequence ATGTCGCGCGAAGCCCTCACCACCATCGTCAGCCGTGCCATCACCGATACGGCCTATCGTGCCAAGCTGCTGTCAGATCCAGAAGCCGCGCTCAAAGACTACGACCTGTCCGACAAGGAACAGAAGATGATCCTCAGCCTGAACTCGGACACCTTCGACGAGATGACTATGGATCTCGAAGCACGCCAGTCCAAGAGCGGCTTCCTGGGCAGCTTCTCGCTGATGGGCGGCAAAGACAGCGTCGATATGGACTCGGTGCTGAACCTGATGATGAACAAGTATGGCGGCGATTCGTAA